A genomic stretch from Campylobacter lari subsp. concheus includes:
- a CDS encoding flagellar FLiS export co-chaperone codes for MRDELEILQKHLGQVGSSIDGANLKHQTQKFSEDITDANDFIGALQILDFSLKKISKLLEDKNYEDVQDKVLIASESLKIVDNCSFLGNALFDNNYNVNVGSKAFTFEIYNPLKILETSDYEGMKAYIIDKREEIASMLSELAVAIATYSPSQSFGGLGHDFMNDLDFTKLFK; via the coding sequence ATGAGAGATGAATTAGAAATCTTACAAAAGCATTTAGGACAAGTAGGTTCAAGTATAGATGGTGCAAATTTAAAACATCAAACACAAAAATTTAGCGAAGATATTACTGATGCAAATGATTTTATTGGTGCTTTGCAAATTTTAGATTTTTCGTTGAAAAAAATTTCAAAACTTTTAGAAGATAAAAATTATGAAGATGTGCAAGATAAAGTATTAATTGCAAGTGAAAGTTTAAAAATAGTAGATAATTGCTCGTTTTTAGGAAATGCTTTATTTGATAATAATTATAATGTAAATGTAGGCTCAAAGGCTTTTACTTTTGAAATTTATAATCCTTTAAAAATTTTAGAAACTAGTGATTATGAAGGCATGAAAGCTTATATAATAGATAAAAGAGAAGAAATAGCTTCTATGCTTAGTGAGCTTGCAGTGGCTATTGCTACTTATAGTCCTAGTCAAAGTTTTGGCGGATTAGGTCATGATTTTATGAATGATCTAGATTTTACTAAGCTTTTTAAATAA
- the ung gene encoding uracil-DNA glycosylase — protein MDICLEKIKIEQTWKEFLKDEFLKPYFLEIKTHYINALNEGKTIYPPANLIFNAFNLAPLQDLKIILLGQDPYHNPHQAMGLSFSVPMGVKIPPSLLNIYKELQDDLNIPIARHGDLSKWAKQGILLLNSILSVEANKPASHAHFGWQKFTDAVISKLSDEKEGLVFLLWGNYAKNKKVLINPKKHFILEAAHPSPLARNAFLGCKHFSKSNEILLKLGKSPIDWDLNS, from the coding sequence ATGGATATTTGTTTAGAAAAAATAAAAATAGAACAAACTTGGAAAGAATTTTTAAAAGATGAGTTTTTAAAACCTTATTTTTTAGAGATAAAAACTCATTATATCAATGCCTTAAACGAAGGAAAAACTATATATCCGCCAGCAAATTTAATCTTTAATGCATTTAACCTAGCTCCTTTACAGGATTTAAAAATCATACTTTTAGGACAAGATCCTTATCACAACCCTCATCAAGCTATGGGTTTGAGCTTTAGCGTACCAATGGGAGTTAAAATTCCTCCATCTCTACTTAATATCTACAAAGAATTACAAGATGATTTAAACATTCCTATAGCAAGACATGGAGATCTTAGCAAATGGGCTAAGCAAGGAATTTTACTTTTAAACTCCATCTTAAGCGTAGAGGCAAACAAACCTGCTTCACATGCACATTTTGGCTGGCAAAAATTTACCGATGCAGTTATATCAAAACTTAGTGATGAAAAAGAGGGATTAGTGTTTTTGCTTTGGGGAAATTATGCTAAAAATAAAAAAGTCTTAATCAACCCTAAAAAACACTTTATCTTAGAAGCGGCACATCCATCACCTTTAGCAAGAAATGCTTTTTTAGGCTGCAAACATTTTTCAAAAAGCAATGAAATTTTATTAAAACTTGGCAAAAGTCCTATTGATTGGGATTTAAACTCATAA
- a CDS encoding sensor histidine kinase yields MKSENFNNTIFKILALYIITSGVFLTIFFITFYQKEANYIRLNQITHSYTHYNYILQNIIEARHDRTYLNQEDFSYISKRLNTQFAIIVNNQVVFSNLTFDALKILTQLKKNDFIYNENKRLFIDFSRIRNLNTYIDTSNLKKPKHHSHFLRHKNIHIIIETDDLGFKKEQYHKDNYNNLDINDFSHELWKLKLKTIFYTLICILLLTVVAYILILLVFKNIKEQFKALNDFIKDTTHEINTPLSVILASIKKFDDTNLNPNNIKKLNHIKLASKNLNHIYQNLIALNFFLQKENIKEDINLKELLEQRLEYFETLITQKNLIIEKNLLEQNLYANKEEMQILIDNLLSNAIKYTNAHKKIYICLKEKTLSIKDEGQGMSAKEIAQIFTRYKRFNQDQGGFGIGLNLVKQIADKNNINIKVLSKENEGSEFILSW; encoded by the coding sequence ATGAAAAGTGAAAATTTTAATAATACTATTTTTAAAATTCTAGCCCTTTATATCATCACAAGTGGTGTGTTTTTAACGATTTTTTTTATCACTTTTTATCAAAAAGAAGCAAACTATATACGATTAAATCAAATAACGCATTCATATACTCACTATAATTATATTTTGCAAAATATCATCGAAGCAAGACACGATAGAACATATTTAAATCAAGAAGATTTTTCATATATATCCAAAAGACTCAACACTCAATTTGCCATTATCGTAAATAACCAAGTTGTTTTTAGCAATTTAACTTTCGATGCTTTAAAAATATTAACACAACTTAAAAAAAATGATTTTATTTACAATGAAAACAAAAGATTGTTTATAGATTTTTCAAGGATTAGAAATCTCAACACCTATATAGACACAAGTAATCTAAAAAAACCAAAACACCACTCTCATTTTTTAAGACATAAAAATATTCATATCATTATAGAAACTGATGATCTTGGTTTTAAAAAAGAACAATACCACAAAGATAATTATAATAATCTAGATATCAACGATTTTTCCCATGAACTTTGGAAATTAAAATTAAAAACCATTTTTTATACTCTTATATGTATTTTATTGCTTACTGTGGTTGCCTATATACTGATCTTACTTGTCTTTAAAAATATCAAAGAGCAATTTAAAGCACTTAATGACTTCATCAAAGACACTACACACGAAATTAATACACCTTTAAGTGTAATTTTAGCTAGTATTAAAAAATTTGATGATACAAATTTAAATCCAAATAATATAAAAAAACTAAATCATATCAAACTAGCAAGTAAAAATTTAAACCATATCTATCAAAATCTCATCGCCTTAAATTTTTTCTTACAAAAAGAAAATATAAAAGAAGATATAAATTTAAAAGAGCTTTTAGAACAAAGATTAGAATACTTTGAAACTTTAATCACGCAAAAAAATCTCATCATTGAAAAAAATCTTTTAGAGCAAAACCTTTATGCCAATAAAGAAGAAATGCAAATTTTAATTGATAATCTTTTAAGCAATGCCATAAAATACACCAATGCTCATAAAAAAATCTATATTTGCTTAAAAGAAAAAACACTTAGTATCAAAGATGAAGGTCAAGGCATGAGTGCTAAAGAAATAGCTCAAATTTTTACACGCTATAAACGCTTTAATCAAGATCAAGGTGGCTTTGGTATAGGCTTAAATTTAGTTAAGCAAATTGCCGATAAAAACAATATCAACATTAAAGTTTTAAGCAAAGAAAATGAAGGAAGTGAATTTATACTTTCTTGGTAA
- a CDS encoding SIMPL domain-containing protein: MKSFLKGLGLGLLCLVLFVLGVVFNTEFLGLKNHNKQNIEFSRNIEVSNEITPNIFNATLNFSASEELSKKTIISSDEKNHIAKTFKEISDRIAKENYCKGGSYTLEPSYNYYQGVKTLNGYRLHSNFTCQISQNKNKDYENLIKDIESISTTNALISFNTKALQAGFDEVVLEENKEDLYDLAFKKAFEKAQYYSKTLAKTCMIKNIHFDSYNIKYNSPSLAASADSVVLPIIKSEKQNLKANVLFVCQ, encoded by the coding sequence ATGAAAAGTTTTTTAAAAGGTCTAGGCTTGGGACTACTTTGTTTGGTATTATTTGTACTAGGAGTGGTTTTTAACACTGAATTTTTAGGCTTAAAAAATCACAATAAACAAAATATAGAATTTTCAAGAAACATAGAAGTATCTAATGAAATTACCCCAAATATCTTTAATGCTACTTTAAATTTTAGTGCCAGCGAGGAACTTAGTAAAAAAACCATTATTTCTAGCGATGAAAAAAATCATATTGCTAAAACTTTCAAAGAAATCTCAGATCGTATCGCTAAAGAAAATTATTGCAAAGGTGGAAGTTATACTTTAGAGCCAAGTTATAATTACTATCAAGGGGTAAAAACATTAAATGGATACAGATTACACTCTAATTTTACTTGCCAAATCTCACAAAATAAAAACAAAGACTATGAAAATCTTATAAAAGACATAGAAAGCATTAGCACTACCAATGCTTTAATTTCTTTTAATACCAAAGCCTTACAAGCTGGTTTTGATGAGGTTGTTTTAGAAGAAAATAAAGAAGATTTATATGATCTTGCATTTAAAAAAGCTTTCGAAAAAGCTCAATATTATTCTAAAACTCTAGCAAAAACTTGCATGATAAAAAATATTCATTTTGATAGTTACAATATTAAATACAACTCCCCAAGTTTAGCAGCTAGTGCAGATAGTGTTGTATTGCCTATTATCAAAAGTGAAAAACAAAACTTAAAAGCTAACGTGCTTTTTGTTTGTCAATAA
- a CDS encoding response regulator transcription factor, which yields MAAKILLLEDDLSLNEIINESLSDEGFKVSCVYDAQEALEKAYEENFDLWIFDVKVPKGNGFEVLKELRESGKNTPAIFLTSLSMLDDVKQGFLSGCDDYVKKPFDIDELIIRVKNIIKRNFSHQKEDLILLNFSKNISFDPLNKTLYQDKTIINLTNKEKELLALLLKKRPHFVSIETIFDEIWSLDEEPAIMSLRVYVKNLRKILGKDLIINQRNIGYAIRLENEK from the coding sequence ATGGCAGCAAAAATTCTGCTCTTAGAAGATGATTTAAGTTTAAATGAAATTATAAACGAATCCTTAAGCGACGAAGGTTTTAAAGTCTCTTGTGTATATGATGCACAAGAGGCGCTAGAAAAAGCTTATGAAGAAAATTTTGATCTTTGGATTTTTGACGTTAAAGTTCCAAAAGGCAATGGTTTTGAAGTTTTAAAAGAATTAAGAGAAAGTGGTAAAAATACTCCTGCTATATTTTTAACTTCTTTATCTATGCTTGATGATGTAAAACAAGGATTTTTATCAGGTTGTGATGATTATGTTAAAAAACCTTTTGACATAGATGAATTAATTATCCGTGTAAAAAATATCATTAAAAGAAATTTTAGTCACCAAAAAGAAGATTTGATTTTACTTAACTTCTCAAAAAATATTTCTTTTGATCCACTTAATAAAACTCTTTATCAAGATAAAACAATCATCAATCTTACCAACAAAGAAAAAGAGCTCTTAGCCTTACTTTTAAAAAAACGCCCACACTTTGTGAGCATAGAAACCATTTTTGATGAAATTTGGAGTTTAGACGAAGAACCAGCAATTATGAGTCTTAGAGTTTATGTAAAAAATTTAAGAAAAATTCTTGGCAAAGACCTTATCATCAACCAAAGAAACATAGGCTATGCTATAAGGCTAGAAAATGAAAAGTGA
- a CDS encoding DUF1104 domain-containing protein, whose amino-acid sequence MKKIVSLFIVGSLAASFALGADFSKKSNDEILNLAKSVKAQDQADLVIEMKKRMNEMKYKDAKDFHQQFRANLHENISKLSTQERNQRRTIVQEDMQKLTDEMSGKEIRELNLHHYNNTHSHKNHHGLRSHHANCPMR is encoded by the coding sequence ATGAAAAAAATTGTAAGTTTATTTATCGTGGGTTCTTTGGCTGCTTCATTTGCACTAGGAGCTGATTTTTCTAAAAAAAGTAATGATGAGATTTTAAATCTTGCAAAAAGCGTAAAAGCACAAGATCAAGCTGATTTAGTTATTGAGATGAAAAAAAGAATGAATGAAATGAAATACAAAGATGCAAAAGATTTTCATCAACAATTTAGAGCTAATTTACACGAAAACATCTCTAAACTTTCTACTCAAGAAAGAAATCAAAGAAGAACTATCGTTCAAGAAGATATGCAAAAACTAACTGATGAAATGAGTGGCAAAGAAATAAGAGAGTTAAATTTACACCATTACAATAACACCCATTCCCATAAAAATCATCATGGTTTAAGATCGCACCATGCAAATTGTCCGATGAGATAA
- a CDS encoding zf-TFIIB domain-containing protein: MNCPVCANTDLLMSERNGVEIDYCPKCRGVWLDRGELDKIIERSTSQSTSQQSQQQNYNQQANYHHNNGYKYKKKESWLGELFDF; encoded by the coding sequence ATGAATTGCCCAGTTTGTGCAAATACTGATTTATTAATGAGTGAAAGAAATGGAGTTGAGATTGATTATTGTCCAAAATGTCGTGGTGTTTGGCTTGATCGCGGTGAACTTGATAAAATCATAGAAAGAAGTACATCTCAAAGCACATCACAACAGTCTCAACAACAAAATTACAACCAACAAGCAAACTATCATCATAACAATGGTTATAAATACAAGAAAAAAGAAAGTTGGCTTGGAGAATTATTTGACTTTTAA
- a CDS encoding superoxide dismutase family protein — protein sequence MKKIILGSLLASSFLIGANLENFDPKAQKDHLVIKMEILDKNANKNAGEVVAVQTPYGVAFYPNLQGLESGIHGFHVHANADCGATDKGLGMKAGGHWDPEKTDAHSSPWDDKGHKGDLPPIYVEKDGKATNPVLAPKIKTLDELKNHSLMIHFGGDNHSDHPAVLGGGGARMACGVIK from the coding sequence ATGAAAAAAATTATACTAGGCTCTTTATTAGCATCAAGTTTTTTAATTGGAGCAAATTTAGAAAATTTTGATCCAAAAGCACAAAAAGATCATTTAGTTATCAAAATGGAAATTCTTGATAAAAATGCCAACAAAAATGCAGGTGAAGTAGTAGCAGTACAAACTCCTTATGGGGTAGCGTTTTACCCAAATCTTCAAGGTTTAGAAAGTGGAATTCATGGTTTTCATGTTCATGCGAACGCAGATTGTGGTGCAACTGATAAGGGTTTAGGTATGAAAGCTGGCGGTCACTGGGATCCTGAAAAAACCGATGCACACTCAAGCCCATGGGATGATAAAGGCCACAAAGGTGATTTACCACCAATTTATGTAGAAAAAGATGGCAAAGCAACTAATCCTGTATTAGCGCCAAAAATCAAAACTCTTGATGAGCTTAAAAATCACTCTTTAATGATACATTTTGGAGGAGATAATCATAGCGATCATCCTGCAGTACTTGGTGGTGGTGGTGCTAGAATGGCTTGCGGAGTTATTAAATAA
- a CDS encoding ATP-binding protein, protein MKKSILTLALFAFCSANALEFQEFKGFAHPESVYVDESAVYVSNVGKELAPLNKDNDGFISKLDKNGNVIELEFIKNLNAPKGMSKIADVLYVVDIDILYGFDVKSKKEIFKLPIKNAVFLNDIAVLDNDTLLVSDTGTGYIHKVFLKDKKYENFIHLDSKYGGPNGLLIEKNTLFIAGYDPSDKTGGKIISIDLNTKKIQELSKKIEQFDGIVYDKDKNLLVSSWGKNLQGYIYTLKDNKEIKLDLNPIKGPADMFFDGEYLWVPKMAENALIKVKL, encoded by the coding sequence ATGAAAAAAAGTATCTTAACTTTAGCTTTGTTTGCATTTTGTAGTGCAAATGCTTTAGAGTTTCAAGAATTTAAAGGTTTTGCACATCCTGAAAGTGTGTATGTAGATGAAAGTGCTGTTTATGTATCTAATGTAGGAAAAGAGTTAGCTCCGTTAAATAAAGATAATGATGGTTTTATCTCAAAATTAGATAAAAATGGAAATGTTATAGAACTAGAATTTATCAAAAATCTTAACGCTCCAAAAGGTATGTCTAAAATAGCTGATGTTTTGTATGTGGTTGATATTGATATTTTATACGGCTTTGATGTAAAAAGTAAAAAAGAGATTTTCAAGCTTCCTATAAAAAATGCAGTATTTTTAAATGATATAGCAGTTTTAGATAATGATACATTGCTGGTGAGTGATACAGGTACAGGATATATCCATAAAGTATTTTTAAAAGATAAAAAATATGAAAACTTCATCCATTTAGATTCAAAATATGGTGGTCCAAATGGATTGTTGATAGAAAAAAACACTTTATTTATAGCAGGTTATGATCCAAGTGATAAAACAGGTGGAAAAATCATTAGTATTGATTTAAATACAAAGAAAATTCAAGAATTAAGCAAAAAAATAGAACAATTTGATGGTATTGTATATGATAAAGATAAAAATCTCTTAGTATCAAGTTGGGGTAAAAATCTTCAAGGATATATTTATACTTTAAAAGATAATAAAGAGATAAAGCTAGATCTAAACCCTATAAAAGGCCCTGCAGATATGTTTTTTGATGGGGAGTATTTATGGGTGCCAAAAATGGCAGAGAATGCCTTGATTAAAGTAAAATTATAA
- a CDS encoding MlaD family protein — MENRANYILIGIFVSVLFFISLFFIVWYGNLKDEKSFKYYEIYMEESVAGLSVKAPVKFLGVDVGSVENISIDSSSNQLRVKILVKLDSDLAVKTDTYASLQIQGITGFKFIQLAGGSEEASVLKADGDVYPIIKSKESFFASIDKQTSNLLELITSSKIKLESLLSDKNLKNIERILQNTSEFSVYLNTKVPLFLENLDKTSSKLGKSSDDFSNFLNNANGQLNELNKSRMLLNENLDILRVLFLDFTQLLKNLKQNPSDVIYKDKAIQYAPGE, encoded by the coding sequence ATGGAAAATAGAGCAAATTATATTTTGATTGGAATTTTTGTTAGTGTATTATTTTTTATTAGCTTGTTTTTTATAGTGTGGTATGGGAATTTAAAAGATGAAAAATCTTTTAAATATTATGAGATTTATATGGAAGAATCAGTTGCAGGGCTTAGTGTCAAAGCTCCGGTTAAATTTTTAGGAGTAGATGTTGGAAGTGTTGAAAATATTAGCATAGATAGTTCAAGTAATCAACTAAGAGTGAAAATCTTAGTTAAGCTTGATTCTGATTTAGCGGTTAAAACAGATACTTATGCAAGCTTACAAATTCAAGGTATAACAGGTTTTAAGTTCATTCAGCTTGCTGGGGGTAGTGAGGAAGCTAGTGTTTTAAAAGCAGATGGTGATGTGTATCCTATTATAAAATCAAAGGAAAGTTTTTTTGCAAGCATTGATAAACAAACATCAAATTTATTGGAATTAATTACCAGCTCAAAAATAAAATTAGAAAGTCTTTTAAGTGATAAAAATTTAAAAAACATAGAGCGTATTTTGCAAAATACATCTGAGTTTTCCGTGTATTTAAATACTAAGGTGCCATTATTTTTAGAAAATTTAGATAAAACAAGTTCTAAACTTGGTAAAAGTTCAGATGATTTTTCAAATTTTTTAAATAATGCTAATGGCCAACTTAATGAGCTTAATAAAAGCAGAATGCTTTTAAATGAAAATTTAGATATTTTAAGAGTTTTGTTTTTAGATTTTACACAATTATTAAAAAATTTAAAGCAAAATCCTTCAGATGTGATTTATAAAGATAAAGCTATTCAATATGCTCCAGGAGAATAA
- a CDS encoding ABC transporter ATP-binding protein, with translation MIIKAKNISTYFGSKCIHEDISFEVQDNEIFGILGGSGSGKSVLLRQMLMLEHFDKGEYEILGKRLKNISDEDALFLQKQWGVVFQYGALFSFFNILENISIPLVEYTKLSKNDIKEIAMMKLKMVGLDESAAKLYPSELSGGMKKRVAIARALALDSKLLFLDEPTSGLDPYSSREFDELLLSLKQSFKLCVVLITHDKESMKKVLNRFLIIENKKVGFLGNVETLQEQNPRLYERFMQ, from the coding sequence TTGATTATAAAAGCTAAAAATATCAGCACTTATTTTGGAAGCAAATGTATACATGAAGATATTAGCTTTGAAGTACAAGATAATGAAATTTTTGGCATTTTAGGTGGTAGCGGTAGTGGTAAATCTGTGCTTTTAAGACAAATGTTAATGCTTGAGCATTTTGATAAGGGAGAGTATGAAATTTTAGGTAAGAGATTAAAAAATATAAGTGATGAAGATGCTTTATTTTTACAAAAACAATGGGGTGTTGTTTTTCAATATGGAGCATTATTTAGCTTTTTTAATATACTTGAAAACATTAGTATACCTTTAGTTGAATATACAAAACTTAGCAAAAATGATATCAAAGAAATAGCCATGATGAAGCTTAAGATGGTGGGGCTTGATGAGAGTGCGGCTAAGCTTTATCCAAGTGAATTAAGCGGGGGTATGAAAAAAAGAGTGGCTATAGCTAGAGCTTTGGCGCTTGATTCTAAATTGCTTTTTTTAGATGAGCCAACTTCAGGACTTGATCCTTATAGTTCGAGAGAATTTGATGAGTTGCTTTTGAGTTTAAAACAAAGCTTTAAATTATGTGTGGTTTTAATTACTCACGATAAAGAAAGCATGAAAAAAGTATTAAATCGCTTTTTGATTATAGAAAATAAAAAAGTTGGTTTTTTGGGAAATGTTGAGACTTTACAAGAGCAAAATCCAAGACTTTATGAGAGGTTTATGCAATAA
- a CDS encoding helix-turn-helix domain-containing protein, translating to MLVFPKDFEKVSQKVLHNSLFSLCHYQKQSPSDINQEVVFKDYALVFISEGSKSIYTIDNHFKANKDEIIFFTKNSFSIRDYLNEANIYKSVILCFKESILIELVFKYQDLISTLNSLEYSKSLFSLKSDLITKSIFQSFLPCIGASKNGEFLLRLKFEELFLSLLYSEDNAEFLAFLKAILNGFKLELYQMFAYCQNDFENVASMAKFSKMDIASFSRNFKQSFGISPKEWLDNKRFEKAKFLLEFSTKNITQICHELGFNSPAWFIARYKKRYGITPKQEQKSKNLYFLS from the coding sequence ATGTTAGTTTTTCCAAAAGATTTTGAAAAAGTGAGTCAAAAAGTTTTACATAATTCTTTATTTTCTTTGTGTCATTATCAAAAACAATCACCAAGTGATATAAACCAAGAAGTGGTGTTTAAAGATTATGCTTTGGTTTTTATATCAGAAGGTTCTAAAAGTATTTATACTATTGATAATCATTTTAAAGCAAACAAAGATGAAATTATTTTTTTTACAAAAAATTCTTTTTCTATTAGAGATTATTTGAATGAAGCAAATATATATAAATCTGTTATTTTATGCTTTAAAGAAAGTATTTTAATAGAACTTGTTTTTAAATATCAAGATTTAATTTCTACATTAAACTCTTTAGAATATTCCAAGAGCTTATTTAGTTTAAAATCAGATTTAATAACTAAAAGTATTTTTCAATCTTTTTTACCTTGTATAGGTGCTTCTAAAAACGGTGAATTTTTACTAAGATTAAAATTTGAAGAATTATTTTTGTCTTTATTATATAGTGAAGACAATGCAGAATTTCTTGCTTTTTTAAAAGCTATTTTAAATGGTTTTAAATTAGAACTTTATCAGATGTTTGCATATTGTCAAAATGATTTCGAAAATGTAGCTTCTATGGCTAAATTTAGTAAAATGGATATAGCAAGCTTTAGTCGTAACTTCAAGCAAAGTTTCGGGATAAGTCCTAAAGAATGGCTTGACAATAAACGTTTTGAGAAGGCTAAATTTCTATTAGAATTTTCCACTAAAAATATTACTCAAATTTGTCACGAACTTGGATTTAATTCTCCTGCTTGGTTTATAGCAAGATATAAAAAAAGATATGGTATTACTCCAAAACAAGAGCAAAAATCAAAAAACTTATATTTTTTATCTTAA
- a CDS encoding ABC-type transport auxiliary lipoprotein family protein, whose product MKFLYISLIAIFFSACSLISPNQTLPANKYFSINLEKLEQSQNKVKNSTIMVSLPKGLAYTNEIFYKKDHVVNAYAYHFWKENPTLMIKTFLEFHLQDLGVFKAVLNQDSLAGADYVLESKVDILEQDFSDEVHSKIKLGINLNLVQINTKKLIASKYFYYERELDDNNPQILIQNYDEVFLLFAKDFRVWIDQNLE is encoded by the coding sequence ATGAAATTTTTATATATTAGTTTAATAGCTATTTTTTTTAGTGCTTGTTCTTTGATTAGTCCAAATCAAACTTTACCTGCAAATAAATATTTTAGCATTAATTTAGAAAAGCTAGAGCAAAGTCAAAATAAAGTAAAAAATTCTACCATCATGGTTTCTTTACCTAAGGGCTTAGCTTATACTAATGAAATTTTTTACAAAAAAGATCATGTTGTTAATGCTTATGCTTATCATTTTTGGAAAGAAAATCCTACCTTGATGATTAAAACTTTTTTGGAATTTCATTTGCAAGATTTAGGGGTATTTAAAGCAGTTTTAAACCAAGATAGTCTAGCTGGTGCAGATTATGTTTTAGAAAGTAAAGTAGATATTTTAGAGCAAGATTTTAGTGATGAGGTGCATTCTAAAATAAAATTAGGCATTAATTTAAATTTGGTGCAAATAAACACTAAAAAACTTATAGCAAGTAAGTATTTTTACTATGAAAGAGAATTAGATGATAATAACCCCCAAATTTTAATCCAAAATTATGATGAGGTTTTTTTGCTTTTTGCTAAAGATTTTAGAGTTTGGATAGATCAAAATTTGGAATAA
- the mutY gene encoding A/G-specific adenine glycosylase, with the protein MKKVLMQKIHKSILKWYEQNGRKSLPWRILHEEYRKYGSEYDLKKLKNIDIAYAVYVSEIMLQQTQVKSVLQNYYFQFLAKFPSLKALSMASEDEVLKAWQGLGYYTRARNMHKCAKICMQEFNAKLPSDINELQKLPGIGEYTAGAIACFGFLQAKSFVDANIKRVLSRFYGLQNPNSKILVQKAKEFLNYNNAFDHNQALLDIGALVCLPKNAKCEICPLKCFCDGKNEYEKFNSPKKIQYKNIVLKILIVQKNEQFLLVKSEGKLYFNMYNFLEYKNQKKAKFIGEFKHSYTKYKINAKVYFLKDDDFEDLKAKAFSYKDLGHLALSKLALKTLELFKKSDYAF; encoded by the coding sequence ATAAAGAAAGTTTTAATGCAAAAAATTCATAAAAGTATTTTAAAATGGTATGAACAAAATGGCAGGAAAAGTCTTCCTTGGCGTATTTTACATGAAGAGTATAGAAAATATGGTAGTGAGTATGATTTAAAAAAACTAAAAAATATTGATATTGCTTATGCAGTTTATGTCAGTGAGATTATGCTTCAGCAAACTCAAGTAAAAAGTGTTTTGCAAAATTATTATTTTCAGTTTTTAGCTAAATTTCCTTCTTTAAAAGCACTTTCTATGGCAAGTGAAGATGAGGTTTTAAAAGCTTGGCAAGGGCTTGGGTATTACACCAGAGCTAGAAACATGCACAAATGTGCAAAAATTTGTATGCAAGAGTTTAATGCAAAATTACCATCTGATATTAATGAGCTTCAAAAACTCCCTGGTATTGGAGAATATACAGCCGGTGCTATAGCTTGTTTTGGCTTTTTGCAAGCTAAGTCTTTTGTGGATGCAAACATTAAAAGAGTTTTGAGTAGATTTTATGGCTTACAAAATCCAAACTCTAAGATTTTAGTGCAAAAAGCAAAAGAGTTTTTAAACTATAATAATGCATTTGATCATAATCAAGCTTTATTAGATATAGGAGCTTTGGTTTGTTTGCCTAAAAATGCAAAATGTGAAATTTGTCCTTTAAAGTGTTTTTGCGATGGAAAAAATGAATATGAAAAATTTAACTCACCTAAAAAAATTCAATATAAAAACATTGTTTTAAAAATACTTATAGTGCAAAAAAATGAGCAATTCTTACTTGTTAAAAGTGAGGGAAAATTGTATTTTAATATGTATAATTTTTTAGAATATAAAAATCAAAAAAAAGCGAAATTTATAGGAGAGTTTAAACATTCTTATACCAAATATAAAATCAATGCTAAGGTGTATTTTTTAAAAGATGATGATTTTGAAGATTTAAAAGCTAAAGCATTTTCCTATAAAGACTTAGGGCATCTTGCTCTTTCAAAACTTGCCCTAAAAACACTTGAACTTTTTAAAAAGAGTGATTATGCATTTTGA